The Gammaproteobacteria bacterium genome has a window encoding:
- a CDS encoding low affinity iron permease family protein produces MRNIAWYSRFAKMAAHFCGRPRVFVLAVGVIAVWIVTGPIFHFSDTWQLVINTGTTIITFLMVFLIQNTQNRDTEAIQVKLDELIRATQGAHNALLDLEELEEETLDAFRAKYQALATAARAELIRGSLDTGTPEP; encoded by the coding sequence ATGCGTAACATCGCTTGGTACTCACGATTTGCGAAGATGGCGGCACACTTCTGTGGTCGACCAAGAGTGTTCGTCCTTGCCGTTGGTGTCATTGCAGTGTGGATAGTCACCGGTCCAATATTCCACTTTAGCGACACTTGGCAACTGGTCATCAACACCGGCACCACGATCATCACCTTCCTGATGGTCTTTCTGATTCAAAACACGCAGAATCGAGACACCGAAGCAATCCAGGTGAAACTCGACGAACTCATCCGCGCTACCCAAGGCGCGCACAACGCACTTCTCGATCTGGAAGAGCTTGAGGAGGAAACGCTCGATGCATTCCGAGCCAAGTATCAAGCGCTTGCCACTGCGGCAAGAGCGGAGCTCATCCGTGGATCTCTAGACACCGGCACGCCGGAGCCATGA
- a CDS encoding cupin domain-containing protein, giving the protein MVTRKLLLKATDIEKMAGERKVHFLNPNAVRINKSLGDMIGLNHIGVHIIYVEPGKDTTEYHKHHYEEECVYVLSGNGTLIIEGETYQFEKGDFVGFPRNTAAHSIVNDGNETLVCLVMGQRLQQDVSDYPNKGKRLYRNSGDWNLVDIQHISDPRK; this is encoded by the coding sequence ATGGTAACTCGTAAACTGCTTCTCAAAGCGACTGACATTGAAAAAATGGCTGGTGAGCGCAAGGTTCATTTTCTGAACCCCAATGCCGTACGCATCAACAAATCCTTAGGGGACATGATTGGTCTGAATCATATCGGTGTACACATCATCTATGTTGAGCCTGGAAAGGACACCACGGAGTATCATAAACACCATTACGAGGAAGAATGTGTATACGTTCTTTCTGGAAACGGCACCCTCATCATTGAGGGCGAAACCTATCAATTCGAAAAAGGCGACTTTGTTGGCTTTCCGCGAAATACGGCGGCACACAGTATTGTCAATGATGGTAATGAAACATTGGTCTGCCTGGTCATGGGGCAGCGGCTGCAACAAGACGTCTCTGATTATCCCAACAAAGGGAAGCGTCTGTATCGTAACAGTGGCGATTGGAATCTTGTGGATATACAGCACATAAGCGATCCAAGAAAATAA
- a CDS encoding SRPBCC family protein, with translation MDINRSAPAVATHELLIHAPAQKIWSLISEIDHWPSWNPVVKSAKLNGAFDIGTTFNWKSGGISIISTLQEIQPTTKLVWTGKAIGTRAVHVWFLQAMPDGILVRTSESFEGWLVSLMRKSMQKTLDESLVAWLNQLKHQAED, from the coding sequence ATGGACATCAATAGATCCGCTCCTGCTGTCGCGACGCATGAACTTCTCATCCACGCGCCGGCGCAAAAAATTTGGAGCCTTATCTCAGAAATTGATCACTGGCCAAGTTGGAATCCAGTGGTTAAAAGCGCAAAGCTAAATGGTGCTTTTGATATTGGTACAACCTTCAACTGGAAGAGTGGTGGAATATCTATTATTTCTACGCTTCAGGAAATTCAGCCAACGACGAAACTTGTCTGGACAGGCAAGGCAATTGGAACCCGTGCAGTTCACGTCTGGTTCCTTCAAGCTATGCCGGATGGCATACTAGTCCGCACTTCTGAATCATTTGAGGGGTGGCTTGTAAGCCTTATGCGAAAGTCAATGCAGAAAACTCTCGACGAATCATTAGTCGCTTGGCTTAATCAACTTAAACATCAGGCAGAAGATTGA